The proteins below come from a single Rhodanobacter sp. LX-99 genomic window:
- the murC gene encoding UDP-N-acetylmuramate--L-alanine ligase gives MTPRRLHAHEDPMSTFRRVHFIGIGGVGMSGIAEVLHNLGYAVSGSDRANSPTAQRLQQLGIVVHVGHAAENIGDADVVVTSSAIRQDNAELVAARAARIPVIPRAEMLGELMRFRRGVAIAGTHGKTTTTSLTASVLAEAGYDPTFVIGGQLNAAGANARLGTGQYLVAEADESDGSFLLLSPVIAAVTNIDADHLENYHGDFAEVKKAFADFLHRLPFYGLAVLCVDDPEVAALAKSTTRRVMTYGIDTADADVRALNVSQHGFEMHFDLLLPGRDEALPVKLNLPGRHNVLNALAASAIGWQLGVEAEALARALENFQGVGRRFHRRGEIALDQGHVLLVDDYGHHPRELAAVFAAARGGWPERRLVVGFQPHRYSRTRDLLDDFANVLAEVDVLVLTDVYPAGEAPIAGADGRALARAVRARGKVDPVLVEHPRELKETLPALLRDGDLLLLLGAGDIGAAAVELAQLGNLRTNK, from the coding sequence ATGACGCCGCGTCGACTGCATGCGCATGAAGATCCGATGAGCACCTTCCGCCGGGTGCACTTCATCGGCATCGGCGGCGTCGGCATGAGCGGCATCGCCGAGGTGCTGCACAACCTCGGCTACGCGGTGTCGGGCTCCGACCGCGCCAACTCGCCCACCGCACAGCGGCTGCAGCAGCTGGGCATCGTCGTGCACGTCGGCCACGCCGCGGAAAACATCGGCGACGCCGACGTGGTGGTGACCTCCAGCGCGATCAGGCAGGACAACGCGGAGCTGGTCGCGGCCCGCGCGGCGCGCATCCCGGTGATTCCGCGCGCGGAGATGCTGGGCGAGCTGATGCGCTTCCGCCGCGGCGTGGCGATCGCCGGCACCCACGGCAAGACCACCACCACCAGCCTCACCGCCAGCGTGCTGGCCGAGGCCGGCTACGACCCGACCTTCGTGATCGGCGGCCAGCTCAACGCGGCCGGCGCGAACGCGCGGCTCGGCACCGGCCAGTACCTGGTCGCGGAAGCCGACGAATCCGACGGCTCGTTCCTGCTGCTGTCGCCGGTGATCGCCGCGGTCACCAATATCGACGCCGATCACCTGGAGAACTACCACGGCGATTTCGCCGAAGTGAAGAAGGCGTTCGCCGACTTCCTGCACAGGCTGCCGTTCTACGGCCTGGCCGTGCTGTGCGTGGACGACCCCGAAGTGGCCGCGCTGGCGAAGTCCACCACGCGCCGCGTGATGACCTACGGCATCGACACCGCGGACGCCGACGTGCGCGCGTTGAACGTGAGCCAGCACGGCTTCGAAATGCACTTCGACCTGCTGCTGCCGGGTCGCGACGAAGCGTTGCCGGTGAAGCTCAACCTGCCGGGCCGGCACAACGTGCTGAACGCGCTGGCCGCGTCCGCGATCGGCTGGCAGCTGGGCGTGGAGGCGGAGGCGCTGGCGCGTGCGCTGGAGAACTTCCAGGGCGTCGGCCGGCGCTTCCACCGGCGCGGCGAGATCGCGCTGGACCAGGGCCACGTGCTGCTGGTCGACGATTACGGCCATCACCCGCGCGAGCTGGCCGCGGTGTTCGCCGCCGCCCGCGGCGGCTGGCCCGAGCGCCGCCTGGTGGTCGGCTTCCAGCCGCACCGCTACAGCCGCACGCGCGACCTGCTGGACGATTTCGCGAACGTGCTGGCCGAGGTCGACGTGCTGGTGCTGACCGACGTCTACCCGGCCGGCGAAGCGCCGATCGCCGGCGCCGACGGCCGCGCGCTGGCGCGCGCGGTGCGCGCGCGCGGCAAGGTCGATCCGGTGCTGGTCGAGCATCCGCGCGAGCTGAAGGAAACCTTGCCGGCGCTGCTGCGCGATGGCGACCTGCTGCTGCTGCTCGGCGCCGGCGATATCGGTGCGGCGGCGGTCGAGCTGGCCCAACTCGGCAACCTGAGGACGAACAAGTGA
- the murG gene encoding undecaprenyldiphospho-muramoylpentapeptide beta-N-acetylglucosaminyltransferase, with product MNTQAPVLIMAGGTGGHIFPGLAVAECLRAQGVPVVWLGAVGGMETKVVPAQRIELHAVAVGGLRGKGIRTRLLAPLMLLRALFASLAVLRQVQPRSVLSMGGYVAGPGGLAAWLLRRPLLVHEQNRVAGFTNRKLAGLAKRVLAGFAGALPRAEWVGNPVREAIAALPPPAERMAGRGGKPRLLVLGGSLGARALNLALPQALAQLTPAQRPEVLHQCGSRGLDEARAAYAKAGVEAQVVAFIDDMAGTYGWADLAVCRAGALTLAELAAAGLGAVLVPFPHAVDDHQTRNAEVLMAAGAAELMQENELDVQILAQRLESLLGDRRRLLAMAEAARTLAKPDAAQVIARACLEVAA from the coding sequence ATGAATACGCAAGCGCCCGTCCTCATCATGGCCGGCGGTACCGGCGGCCACATCTTCCCCGGCCTGGCCGTGGCCGAGTGCCTGCGTGCGCAGGGCGTGCCGGTGGTATGGCTGGGCGCGGTCGGCGGGATGGAGACGAAGGTGGTGCCGGCGCAGCGGATCGAGCTGCACGCGGTGGCGGTCGGCGGCTTGCGCGGCAAGGGCATCAGGACCCGGCTGCTGGCGCCGCTGATGCTGCTGCGCGCGCTGTTCGCCTCGCTGGCCGTGCTGCGCCAGGTGCAGCCGCGCAGCGTGTTGTCGATGGGCGGCTACGTGGCCGGCCCCGGCGGCCTCGCCGCATGGCTGCTGCGCCGGCCGCTGCTGGTGCACGAGCAGAACCGCGTGGCCGGGTTCACCAACCGCAAGCTGGCCGGACTGGCGAAACGCGTGCTGGCCGGTTTCGCCGGCGCGTTGCCGCGGGCTGAGTGGGTCGGCAACCCGGTGCGCGAAGCGATCGCGGCGCTGCCGCCGCCGGCCGAACGCATGGCCGGACGCGGCGGCAAGCCACGCCTGCTGGTGCTGGGCGGCAGTCTCGGCGCCCGTGCGCTGAACCTCGCTCTGCCGCAGGCGCTGGCCCAGCTGACCCCGGCGCAGCGTCCCGAAGTGCTGCACCAGTGCGGCAGCCGCGGTCTCGACGAAGCGCGTGCGGCGTATGCGAAGGCCGGCGTCGAGGCGCAGGTGGTCGCGTTCATCGACGACATGGCCGGCACCTATGGCTGGGCCGACCTGGCCGTTTGCCGCGCCGGCGCGCTGACCCTGGCCGAACTGGCCGCGGCCGGGCTGGGCGCGGTGCTGGTGCCGTTCCCGCACGCGGTGGACGACCATCAGACGCGCAATGCCGAAGTACTGATGGCGGCCGGAGCCGCCGAACTGATGCAGGAGAACGAGCTGGACGTACAGATTCTGGCGCAGCGGCTGGAGTCGCTGTTGGGTGATCGCCGCCGCTTGCTGGCGATGGCAGAAGCCGCGCGCACGCTGGCCAAACCCGACGCGGCGCAGGTCATCGCGCGCGCTTGTCTGGAGGTGGCCGCATGA
- the ftsW gene encoding putative lipid II flippase FtsW, translated as MPIFDATTQAKRRTGPRGSFDLWLLVALVGLASVGVVMVTSSSIAVADSQHIGAFYFLKKHLLFLGLGLFAAGMAMRTELKLLEKYAFPLLALAFLMLLAVFVPHLGMRINGARRWLNLLVTTFQPVEAVKLILVVYVASYLVRHRENVETKFLGLFKPVLVAGMIVLLLLAQPDFGSATLVIAVTIAMVWLGGARPIFLFLMGLPLMPLLYVAATGESYRMKRLTSFMDPWKDPFNDGFQLTQSLMAIGRGEWTGVGLGSSVLKLSYLPEAHTDFIFAVIGEELGLAGVMLVIGLFGLAVGRGLYLGLKGVEVGQRFAGYVAFGVSLMLAMQAFVSVGVNLGALPTKGLTLPLISYGGSSMVLTCAMAGVLLRATYEINRALDARQMATRMPAAVAAADANVAAKPREAVAA; from the coding sequence ATGCCGATCTTCGACGCCACCACCCAAGCCAAACGCCGTACCGGACCGCGCGGCAGCTTCGACCTGTGGCTGCTGGTCGCGCTGGTCGGGCTGGCCAGCGTGGGCGTGGTGATGGTGACGTCGAGCTCGATCGCGGTGGCGGACAGCCAGCACATCGGCGCGTTCTATTTCCTGAAGAAGCACTTGCTGTTCCTCGGCCTGGGCCTGTTCGCGGCCGGCATGGCGATGCGCACCGAGCTGAAGCTGCTGGAAAAATATGCGTTCCCGCTGCTGGCGCTGGCGTTCCTGATGCTGCTGGCGGTGTTCGTGCCGCACCTCGGCATGCGCATCAACGGCGCGCGGCGCTGGCTGAACCTGCTGGTCACCACGTTCCAGCCGGTGGAGGCGGTAAAGCTCATTCTGGTGGTCTACGTCGCCAGCTACCTGGTGCGTCACCGCGAGAACGTGGAAACGAAGTTCCTGGGCCTGTTCAAGCCGGTGCTGGTCGCCGGCATGATCGTGCTGTTGCTGCTGGCGCAGCCGGACTTCGGCTCGGCCACGCTGGTGATCGCGGTGACCATCGCGATGGTCTGGCTGGGCGGCGCGCGGCCGATCTTCCTGTTCCTGATGGGCTTGCCGCTGATGCCGCTGCTGTACGTGGCGGCGACCGGCGAGAGCTACCGCATGAAGCGGCTGACCTCGTTCATGGACCCGTGGAAGGATCCGTTCAACGACGGCTTCCAGCTCACCCAGTCGCTGATGGCGATCGGCCGCGGCGAATGGACCGGGGTGGGGCTGGGTTCCAGCGTGCTGAAGCTGTCCTACCTGCCGGAGGCGCACACCGACTTCATCTTCGCGGTGATCGGCGAGGAACTGGGCCTGGCCGGCGTGATGCTGGTGATCGGCCTGTTCGGACTGGCGGTGGGGCGCGGCCTGTACCTGGGCCTGAAGGGCGTCGAGGTGGGCCAGCGCTTTGCCGGCTACGTCGCGTTCGGCGTCTCGCTGATGCTGGCGATGCAGGCGTTCGTGTCGGTCGGCGTGAACCTGGGCGCGTTGCCGACCAAGGGACTCACCCTGCCGCTGATCAGCTACGGCGGCTCGTCGATGGTGCTGACCTGCGCCATGGCCGGCGTGCTGCTGCGCGCCACCTACGAGATCAACCGCGCGCTGGACGCGCGGCAGATGGCCACGCGCATGCCGGCGGCGGTGGCCGCCGCCGATGCGAACGTCGCGGCGAAGCCGCGCGAGGCGGTGGCTGCATGA
- the mraY gene encoding phospho-N-acetylmuramoyl-pentapeptide-transferase: MLLELADWMARHFTALHLFQYITFRTIMAALTALSLSLLCGPWLINRLAALKAGQVVRSDGPQTHLVKAGTPTMGGVMILLSVTVATLLWADLHNRYVWVVLAVLLSFGAIGFYDDYRKLVLKDSRGLASRWKYFWQSVFGLGAALFLYYTAPHAAAAGLPVAETALYVPLFKHVVLPLGLFFVVITYFMIVGFSNAVNLTDGLDGLAIMPTVLVSGALGVFAYLAGNKVFSEYLGIPSIPGAGELAIFTGALAGAGLGFLWFNTYPAQVFMGDVGALAMGAALGCVAVIVRQEVVLLVMGGVFVMETASVMIQVASFKLTGKRVFRMAPIHHHFELKGWPEPRVIVRFWIISVVLVLVGLATLKVR; this comes from the coding sequence ATGCTGCTTGAACTGGCCGACTGGATGGCACGGCATTTCACCGCGCTGCATCTGTTCCAGTACATCACCTTCCGCACGATCATGGCTGCGCTCACCGCGCTGTCGCTGTCGCTGCTGTGCGGGCCGTGGCTGATCAACCGGCTGGCCGCGCTGAAGGCCGGGCAGGTGGTGCGCAGCGACGGTCCGCAGACGCACCTGGTCAAGGCCGGCACGCCGACCATGGGCGGCGTGATGATCCTGCTCTCGGTCACCGTCGCCACCCTGCTGTGGGCCGACCTGCACAACCGCTACGTGTGGGTGGTGCTGGCGGTGCTGCTGAGCTTCGGCGCGATCGGCTTCTACGACGACTACCGCAAGCTGGTGCTGAAGGACAGCCGCGGCCTGGCCAGCCGCTGGAAGTATTTCTGGCAGTCGGTGTTCGGCCTCGGCGCGGCGCTGTTCCTGTATTACACCGCGCCGCATGCGGCGGCGGCCGGCCTGCCGGTGGCGGAGACCGCGCTGTACGTGCCGCTGTTCAAGCACGTGGTGCTGCCGCTGGGATTGTTCTTCGTGGTGATCACCTACTTCATGATCGTGGGCTTCTCCAACGCGGTGAACCTCACCGACGGGCTGGACGGCCTGGCGATCATGCCCACCGTGCTGGTCTCCGGTGCGCTCGGCGTGTTCGCCTACCTGGCCGGCAACAAGGTGTTCTCCGAATACCTGGGCATCCCCTCGATTCCCGGCGCGGGCGAGCTGGCGATCTTCACCGGCGCGCTGGCCGGGGCGGGGCTGGGGTTCCTGTGGTTCAACACGTATCCGGCGCAGGTGTTCATGGGCGACGTCGGCGCGCTGGCGATGGGCGCGGCGCTCGGCTGCGTGGCGGTGATCGTGCGCCAGGAAGTCGTGCTGCTGGTGATGGGCGGCGTGTTCGTGATGGAAACCGCCTCGGTGATGATCCAGGTGGCGAGCTTCAAGCTCACCGGCAAGCGCGTGTTCCGCATGGCGCCGATCCATCACCACTTCGAATTGAAGGGCTGGCCCGAGCCGCGCGTGATCGTGCGCTTCTGGATCATCAGCGTGGTGCTGGTGCTGGTCGGTCTGGCCACGTTGAAGGTGCGCTGA
- the murF gene encoding UDP-N-acetylmuramoyl-tripeptide--D-alanyl-D-alanine ligase has protein sequence MMSLSAIAVWTHGRLLGGDAEITGVAIDTRKLRPGDLFVAIKGERADGHDYLDEAAARGAVAALVTRKVDSELPQVLVNDTELALGDLASAVRAQRDVRVVGITGSNGKTTVKTLVASILSRHGRTHVSAGNFNNELGLPLSLLSMPLDTEYAVFEMGAGKPGDIAYLAAIARPDIGLVTLIAPAHLARMGSIEGVAETKGALYQALPADGIAIINADDAFASFFGGLAGARRQLRFGLDQPADVGADIIEQRVDGSRFVLSTPRGDAEVALPLPGRHNIANALAATAVALALEVPLETIVTGLEQVPGVAGRLRRETMDGGWTLIDDSYNANPSSMAAAIDTLLLAGGERWLVLGDMAELGADAHALHAGIGARAREHGVDRLFAVGPLGVATVEAFGAGGEHFDDKAALIAALRAQLHAGVTCLVKGSRSAGMEQVVAALGGHPGHADKNKGDASDAA, from the coding sequence ATGATGTCGCTGAGCGCCATCGCCGTGTGGACCCACGGCCGCCTGCTTGGCGGCGATGCCGAGATCACCGGCGTCGCGATCGACACGCGCAAGCTGCGGCCCGGCGACCTGTTCGTGGCGATCAAGGGCGAGCGGGCGGACGGCCACGACTACCTGGACGAGGCCGCCGCGCGCGGCGCGGTCGCCGCGCTGGTCACGCGCAAGGTCGACAGCGAACTGCCGCAGGTGCTGGTGAACGACACGGAGCTGGCGCTGGGCGACCTGGCCAGCGCGGTGCGCGCCCAGCGCGACGTGCGCGTGGTCGGCATCACCGGTTCCAACGGCAAGACCACGGTGAAGACGCTGGTTGCCTCGATCCTGTCGCGGCACGGTCGTACCCATGTCAGCGCGGGCAACTTCAACAACGAGCTGGGCCTGCCGCTGAGCCTGCTCTCGATGCCGCTGGACACCGAATACGCGGTGTTCGAGATGGGCGCCGGCAAGCCGGGCGACATCGCCTACCTGGCTGCCATCGCACGGCCAGATATCGGCCTCGTCACGCTCATCGCGCCGGCGCATCTTGCGCGCATGGGCAGCATCGAGGGCGTGGCCGAGACCAAGGGCGCGCTGTACCAGGCGTTGCCGGCGGACGGCATCGCGATCATCAACGCCGACGATGCGTTCGCCAGTTTTTTCGGCGGCCTGGCCGGCGCGCGCAGGCAATTGCGTTTCGGTCTCGATCAGCCGGCCGATGTCGGCGCCGACATCATCGAGCAGCGCGTGGACGGTTCGCGCTTCGTGTTGAGCACGCCGCGCGGCGACGCCGAAGTGGCGTTGCCGTTGCCCGGACGCCACAACATCGCCAATGCACTGGCGGCGACGGCGGTGGCGCTCGCGCTTGAGGTGCCGCTGGAAACCATCGTGACCGGACTGGAGCAGGTGCCCGGCGTGGCCGGTCGGCTGCGCCGCGAGACGATGGATGGTGGCTGGACTTTGATCGACGACAGCTACAACGCGAACCCCAGCTCGATGGCGGCGGCGATCGACACCTTGCTGCTGGCCGGCGGCGAACGCTGGCTGGTGCTGGGCGACATGGCCGAGCTGGGCGCGGATGCGCACGCGCTGCATGCCGGCATCGGCGCGCGGGCGCGCGAGCACGGCGTCGACCGGCTGTTCGCAGTCGGTCCGCTCGGCGTGGCCACGGTCGAGGCCTTCGGCGCGGGCGGCGAGCATTTCGACGACAAGGCCGCGCTGATTGCCGCGCTGCGGGCGCAACTGCACGCGGGCGTCACCTGCCTGGTGAAGGGCTCGCGTTCGGCCGGCATGGAGCAGGTGGTGGCGGCGCTCGGCGGCCATCCGGGTCATGCGGACAAGAACAAGGGGGACGCATCCGATGCTGCTTGA
- a CDS encoding UDP-N-acetylmuramoyl-L-alanyl-D-glutamate--2,6-diaminopimelate ligase, translating to MSTGHLDQLLLGIADAPIAAAPATGRIVVSGLTLDSRRVQRGDAFFALRGNQAHGVTFAAGAVQRGARVVLAEAPAPGEVEPLEVPVLWIDGLHGQVSEIAARFYNRPSESMRMVGVTGTNGKTSCVQLLAQALTLLGHRAASIGTLGAGVHGRLREGERTTPDAISVQALLAEFRDARVDHVAMEVSSHALEQGRVGAVDFEVAAFTNLTRDHLDYHGSMEAYGAAKAKLFAWPGLRGAVINIDDAFGRELAAQLPAGVRRLRFSMADDSEAEVAASAIVTSAEGLAFQLRTPWGTRAIHSHLIGRFNVANLLAVVGCLGALGEPFARIVEAVEQLQPVNGRMSRLGGLRGQPLVVVDYAHTPDALEQALTAVRAHCAGKLICVFGCGGERDAGKRPLMGEIAARLADVAIVTDDNPRGEDGDAIVAQIVAGMAAARAMAVERDRAVAIADALQLAHAGDAVLIAGKGHETYQDGATGKHPFDDMAVAHAVLERISQEPRA from the coding sequence ATGAGCACCGGTCATCTCGACCAGTTGCTGCTGGGCATCGCCGATGCACCGATCGCCGCCGCGCCGGCGACTGGCCGCATCGTGGTGTCCGGCCTGACCCTCGATTCGCGCCGGGTGCAGCGCGGCGACGCGTTCTTCGCCTTGCGCGGCAATCAGGCCCACGGCGTCACCTTCGCCGCCGGCGCCGTGCAGCGCGGCGCCAGGGTGGTGCTGGCCGAGGCGCCCGCGCCCGGCGAGGTCGAGCCGCTGGAAGTTCCCGTTCTGTGGATCGACGGCCTGCATGGCCAGGTCAGCGAAATCGCCGCGCGTTTTTACAATCGTCCCAGCGAGTCGATGCGGATGGTCGGCGTCACCGGCACCAACGGCAAGACGTCGTGCGTGCAGTTGCTGGCGCAGGCGCTGACCCTGCTCGGCCATCGCGCGGCCTCGATCGGCACGCTCGGCGCCGGCGTGCACGGCCGGTTGCGCGAAGGCGAGCGCACCACGCCGGATGCGATCAGCGTGCAGGCGCTGCTGGCGGAATTCCGCGACGCCAGGGTCGACCACGTGGCGATGGAGGTGTCGTCGCACGCGCTGGAGCAGGGCCGCGTGGGTGCCGTGGATTTCGAGGTGGCCGCGTTCACCAACCTCACCCGCGACCACCTGGACTACCACGGCAGCATGGAGGCCTACGGCGCGGCGAAGGCGAAGCTGTTCGCCTGGCCGGGCCTGCGTGGCGCGGTGATCAACATCGACGATGCGTTCGGCCGCGAACTGGCGGCGCAACTGCCTGCCGGCGTGCGGCGCCTGCGTTTCAGCATGGCCGACGACAGCGAGGCGGAGGTCGCCGCCAGCGCGATCGTCACCTCGGCCGAAGGGCTGGCGTTCCAGCTGCGCACGCCGTGGGGCACGCGGGCGATCCACAGCCATCTGATCGGCCGCTTCAACGTGGCCAACCTGCTCGCCGTGGTGGGTTGCCTCGGCGCGCTGGGCGAGCCGTTCGCGCGCATCGTCGAAGCGGTCGAGCAACTGCAGCCGGTCAACGGGCGGATGAGCCGGCTCGGCGGCCTGCGCGGCCAGCCGCTGGTGGTGGTCGATTACGCGCATACGCCGGACGCGCTGGAGCAGGCGCTGACCGCGGTGCGCGCGCATTGCGCCGGCAAGCTGATTTGCGTGTTCGGCTGCGGCGGCGAGCGCGATGCGGGCAAGCGTCCGCTGATGGGCGAGATCGCGGCGCGGCTGGCCGATGTGGCCATCGTCACCGACGACAACCCGCGCGGCGAAGACGGCGACGCGATCGTGGCGCAGATCGTCGCCGGCATGGCCGCGGCGCGCGCGATGGCCGTCGAACGCGACCGCGCGGTGGCGATCGCCGACGCGCTGCAGCTGGCGCACGCCGGCGACGCCGTGCTGATCGCCGGCAAGGGTCACGAAACCTACCAGGACGGCGCCACCGGCAAGCATCCTTTCGACGACATGGCGGTGGCGCATGCCGTGCTGGAACGGATCAGCCAGGAGCCGCGCGCATGA
- a CDS encoding penicillin-binding protein 2 produces MSWRSHSIPPQSGRRRSAGPSARRRMVVVVGLLGLASIGLVARAFDLQVVRKQFYQRQGDARFLREMPIPVSRGTIFDRNGEPLAVSTPMMSIWANPSEVLDNDERIPALAQALGVDADGLKAQLAQRSDREFVYLRRQMAPAAAQAVLDLGIPGINGQREFKRYYPSGEVTAHVLGFTNIDDRGQEGLELAYDDWLAGKPGAKRVIRDRMGHVVEDIEQVRAPKPGQNLTLSIDRRIQFLAYSELKNTLEKSQADSGSIVVLDAKTGEVLAMANLPTYNPNALSGSRPGQRRNRAMTDVLEPGSTVKPILMAAALSSGKYTPTSPLIDTTGGHWYFQGHDIHDTHNYGVLTPTGVITKSSNVGAARIAMTLDTGLMYDTYRAFGFGNSTESGFPGEASGYLRIGRDWRPLEKAILGYGYGLNVTVLQLANAYATIADGGVMHSPTFIKGNDNAAKQIISPQIAHELVQMMETVTGPGSTGTPARIANYSVAGKTGTAHKASVGGYDKNSYTSAFAGVVPASNPRLVGVVVIDNPQKGSYYGGTVSGPVFAKVMEGALRLLDVPPDNIGRWYVGGPLQSPDGLVGSKPPVDAPLDDAPVDEDTP; encoded by the coding sequence ATGAGCTGGCGCAGCCACAGCATTCCCCCTCAGTCCGGCCGGCGCCGCAGCGCCGGCCCCAGCGCGCGCCGGCGCATGGTGGTGGTGGTCGGCCTGCTCGGACTGGCCTCGATCGGCCTGGTCGCGCGCGCGTTCGACCTGCAGGTGGTGCGCAAGCAGTTCTACCAGCGCCAGGGCGATGCGCGCTTCCTGCGCGAGATGCCGATCCCGGTGTCGCGCGGCACCATCTTCGACCGCAACGGCGAGCCGCTGGCGGTGTCGACCCCGATGATGTCGATCTGGGCGAACCCGTCCGAAGTGCTCGACAACGACGAGCGCATCCCCGCACTGGCGCAGGCGCTGGGCGTGGATGCGGACGGCCTGAAAGCGCAGCTGGCGCAGCGTTCCGACCGCGAGTTCGTGTACCTGCGCCGGCAGATGGCGCCGGCCGCGGCGCAGGCGGTGCTGGACCTGGGCATTCCCGGCATCAACGGCCAGCGCGAGTTCAAGCGCTACTACCCGTCCGGCGAAGTGACCGCGCACGTGCTCGGCTTCACCAACATCGACGACCGCGGCCAGGAAGGCCTGGAACTGGCCTACGACGACTGGCTGGCCGGCAAGCCTGGCGCCAAGCGTGTCATCCGCGACCGCATGGGCCACGTGGTGGAAGACATCGAGCAGGTGCGCGCGCCGAAGCCGGGGCAGAACCTCACGCTCAGCATCGACCGGCGCATCCAGTTCCTCGCCTACAGCGAGCTGAAGAACACGCTGGAGAAATCCCAGGCCGACTCCGGCTCGATCGTGGTGCTGGACGCGAAGACCGGCGAAGTGCTGGCGATGGCCAACCTGCCGACCTACAACCCGAACGCGCTCAGCGGCAGCAGGCCGGGCCAGCGGCGCAACCGGGCGATGACCGACGTGCTCGAGCCGGGCTCCACCGTGAAACCGATCCTGATGGCGGCGGCGCTGTCCAGCGGCAAGTACACCCCGACCAGCCCGCTCATCGACACCACCGGCGGACACTGGTATTTCCAGGGCCACGACATCCACGACACCCACAATTACGGGGTGCTGACGCCGACCGGCGTGATCACCAAGTCGAGCAACGTGGGCGCCGCGCGCATCGCGATGACGCTCGATACCGGCCTGATGTACGACACCTATCGCGCGTTCGGTTTCGGCAACAGCACCGAAAGCGGCTTCCCCGGCGAGGCCTCCGGTTACCTGCGGATCGGGCGCGACTGGCGGCCGCTGGAAAAGGCCATCCTGGGTTACGGCTACGGGCTCAACGTGACCGTGCTGCAGCTGGCCAATGCCTACGCCACCATCGCCGACGGCGGCGTGATGCACAGCCCCACCTTCATCAAGGGCAACGACAACGCCGCAAAACAGATCATCTCGCCGCAGATCGCGCACGAGCTGGTGCAGATGATGGAGACGGTGACCGGTCCGGGCAGCACGGGCACGCCGGCGCGCATCGCCAACTATAGCGTGGCCGGCAAGACCGGCACGGCGCACAAGGCGAGCGTCGGCGGCTACGACAAGAACAGCTATACCTCCGCATTCGCCGGCGTCGTGCCGGCGTCGAATCCGCGCCTGGTCGGCGTGGTCGTCATCGACAATCCGCAGAAGGGCAGCTATTACGGCGGCACGGTCTCCGGACCGGTGTTCGCCAAGGTGATGGAAGGCGCGCTGCGCCTGCTCGACGTGCCGCCGGACAACATCGGCCGCTGGTATGTCGGTGGTCCGCTGCAGAGTCCGGATGGGCTGGTCGGCAGCAAGCCGCCGGTCGATGCGCCGCTCGACGATGCCCCGGTCGACGAGGACACGCCATGA
- the ftsL gene encoding cell division protein FtsL codes for MGALCLLTLLVAVLASALGVVWTRHESRVLFVNLTALQNQRDELNIEYGKLELEQATYAEPRRIDDEARQKLGMVDPRPQDIRLLR; via the coding sequence ATCGGCGCCCTGTGCCTGCTGACCCTGCTGGTCGCCGTGCTGGCCAGTGCGCTCGGCGTGGTGTGGACGCGCCACGAGAGCCGCGTGCTGTTCGTCAACCTGACTGCGCTGCAGAACCAGCGCGACGAGCTGAACATCGAATACGGCAAGCTCGAACTGGAGCAGGCCACCTACGCCGAACCGCGGCGCATCGACGACGAGGCCCGGCAGAAGCTGGGCATGGTCGATCCGCGCCCGCAAGACATCCGGTTGCTGCGATGA